The following proteins come from a genomic window of Nitrospira sp.:
- a CDS encoding DNA recombination protein RmuC — protein sequence MTDILPILLAFGAGLFLGGLLTGLWITSRLRSQAQRAEATVDELRKQLERERDALVSVRQALNETQQARVSAETRMEDMARQVLEQKALIDHTHQELIGSFQALSGEALKQNNEAFLKLAAVSFETLHVKAEGDLVQRQQAIDALVRPLQESLHRYAEQVRLLEQSRQSAYGGLDQHLRSLAESQQRLQQETGNLVKALRAPTVRGQWGELTLKRVAELAGMVDHCDFTEQPSVTGDEGRHRPDMIVQLPGGRQIIVDAKTVLSAYLEAHEAQSESQQAEALRRHAAQVKCRMEELSLKAYWTQFDRAPEFVVLFLPGEQFLGAALDQNPRLIEEGFANGIVLATPATLIALLRAVAYGWRQERMTAHAEEAGRLGKELYERMAVLAEHMNDVGQALGKSVSAYNRAVGSLETRILPAARRFKELGVSSDRDIPVLAPTEVVPRKTLPFDIE from the coding sequence ATGACAGACATACTCCCTATTCTCTTAGCCTTTGGTGCAGGACTGTTCTTGGGTGGTTTGCTGACGGGTCTGTGGATTACAAGTCGCTTGCGGTCTCAGGCTCAGCGAGCCGAAGCGACCGTGGATGAACTGCGAAAGCAACTAGAAAGAGAACGAGACGCCCTTGTGTCCGTTCGCCAAGCCTTGAACGAGACCCAACAGGCTCGGGTGTCGGCGGAAACTCGGATGGAAGATATGGCTCGACAAGTTCTCGAACAGAAAGCTCTGATCGACCACACGCATCAGGAACTCATCGGATCATTCCAGGCCCTTTCCGGTGAAGCATTGAAACAAAACAACGAAGCGTTCTTGAAACTCGCTGCCGTATCGTTTGAAACCTTGCATGTCAAAGCGGAAGGTGACCTGGTACAGAGACAGCAGGCAATCGATGCCTTGGTACGCCCACTCCAGGAATCACTGCACCGCTATGCAGAGCAAGTACGTTTGCTGGAACAATCTCGCCAGTCGGCCTATGGCGGATTGGATCAGCATCTACGATCATTGGCAGAATCGCAACAACGGCTGCAGCAGGAGACAGGGAATCTGGTGAAAGCTTTGCGGGCTCCGACCGTACGAGGCCAATGGGGCGAGTTAACGTTGAAGCGGGTGGCTGAGCTCGCTGGTATGGTGGACCATTGCGATTTCACCGAGCAACCCTCTGTGACCGGTGATGAAGGACGCCACCGACCGGATATGATTGTGCAACTGCCTGGAGGACGCCAAATTATCGTGGATGCGAAGACGGTGCTCTCCGCCTATCTGGAAGCCCATGAAGCTCAGAGCGAGTCCCAGCAGGCTGAGGCCTTGCGTCGCCACGCTGCTCAAGTCAAATGCCGCATGGAAGAGCTGTCTTTGAAAGCGTACTGGACTCAGTTCGACCGTGCGCCGGAGTTTGTCGTGTTGTTTCTCCCCGGGGAGCAATTCCTCGGGGCGGCGCTGGACCAGAATCCCCGTCTTATTGAAGAGGGATTTGCAAACGGGATCGTGTTGGCGACCCCTGCGACGCTTATTGCGTTGCTCCGAGCTGTCGCGTACGGCTGGCGCCAAGAACGGATGACCGCCCATGCGGAAGAAGCCGGTCGGTTGGGCAAAGAACTGTATGAGCGCATGGCGGTACTGGCTGAACATATGAACGATGTCGGCCAGGCTCTCGGCAAAAGCGTGTCTGCTTACAACCGGGCCGTCGGTTCTCTTGAGACACGTATTCTCCCGGCAGCACGGCGCTTCAAAGAATTGGGGGTATCGTCGGATCGCGACATTCCGGTGTTGGCACCGACGGAAGTTGTTCCCCGCAAGACCTTGCCGTTTGATATCGAATGA
- a CDS encoding Pantoate--beta-alanine ligase, with protein MKIIRSPIAMAAWSERVIREGVKIGLVPTMGALHEGHRTLIRAARLRCDALIVSIFVNPTQFGPQEDLAKYPRPIPQDRALCRKEGVDVCFEPTVKAMYPSDFQTMVTLPAIARRWEGEARPHHFSGVATVVTKLFGIVRPKISIFGQKDFQQSALVRQLVKDLNLGVAIVVCPTVREVDGLAMSSRNIYLSPDDRIRAATLYKSLQAGAEAIRRGVTDGKAIQEAMVQVIKKEPALTIDYLAVCDPRTLEPLSSVNPRVVLLGAVRLGPLRLIDNLLVASPRRSSSRIEGFSREKL; from the coding sequence ATGAAGATCATTCGCTCTCCCATCGCCATGGCAGCGTGGAGCGAGAGAGTTATCCGCGAAGGTGTGAAAATTGGATTGGTTCCGACAATGGGAGCCCTCCATGAGGGCCATCGGACGCTGATACGGGCGGCACGGTTGCGATGCGATGCGCTCATCGTCAGTATTTTTGTGAACCCCACGCAGTTCGGTCCTCAGGAAGATTTGGCCAAATACCCACGCCCGATCCCGCAAGATCGAGCACTATGTCGAAAAGAAGGCGTTGACGTCTGTTTTGAGCCGACCGTGAAGGCCATGTATCCGAGCGACTTTCAAACCATGGTGACATTACCTGCAATTGCACGCCGGTGGGAAGGAGAGGCGCGTCCTCATCATTTCTCCGGTGTGGCGACCGTCGTGACCAAGCTTTTCGGAATCGTCCGTCCTAAAATTTCGATCTTTGGGCAGAAAGATTTTCAGCAATCGGCACTTGTCCGGCAGTTGGTGAAGGATCTGAACCTTGGTGTGGCGATTGTTGTATGTCCCACTGTGCGTGAAGTGGACGGACTCGCGATGAGCTCACGTAATATTTACTTGTCGCCTGATGACCGAATTCGTGCGGCCACGTTGTACAAAAGCCTGCAAGCAGGAGCTGAGGCGATTCGAAGAGGCGTGACTGATGGAAAAGCAATACAGGAGGCGATGGTCCAAGTCATCAAGAAAGAACCGGCCCTCACGATCGACTATCTGGCAGTCTGCGACCCGCGCACCTTGGAACCGCTTTCCTCTGTGAACCCTCGTGTGGTCCTTCTTGGAGCGGTGCGGCTCGGCCCTCTTCGTCTTATTGATAATCTTCTGGTAGCCTCGCCACGGAGGTCTTCCTCGCGTATCGAGGGATTCTCACGAGAAAAGTTGTAG
- a CDS encoding 2-amino-4-hydroxy-6-hydroxymethyldihydropteridine pyrophosphokinase produces the protein MVMETVFIGFGSNVGDRVDFCDRAVTLLGLLPHSRLKGISLLYEAEPVRTRTDPGEGWFLNGVVQLETDITPRSLLTTLQEIERSLGRDDDNRSGPRTIDLDILFYGEHVTKEPGLTIPHPRLHQRRFVLMPMNELDPLWVHPTLKQSVARLLTEVKDQSQVRLLFPQPSTRYGSRPACSSPSGS, from the coding sequence ATGGTTATGGAGACTGTCTTCATCGGATTCGGGTCGAACGTCGGCGATCGGGTGGATTTTTGCGATCGGGCGGTGACATTGCTCGGTCTCCTCCCACATTCTCGACTCAAAGGTATCTCGCTGTTGTATGAGGCGGAACCGGTTCGGACTCGGACAGATCCAGGAGAAGGGTGGTTCCTCAATGGAGTCGTGCAGCTTGAAACGGATATTACGCCACGCAGTCTCCTGACGACCCTCCAGGAAATCGAACGCTCTCTCGGCCGGGATGATGACAACCGGTCCGGTCCTCGCACGATCGACTTGGACATCCTCTTTTATGGCGAGCATGTGACCAAGGAACCAGGATTGACCATTCCACATCCTCGCCTCCATCAGCGACGATTTGTCCTCATGCCTATGAATGAACTCGATCCGCTGTGGGTCCATCCGACGCTCAAACAATCGGTGGCCCGGTTATTGACAGAAGTTAAAGACCAGTCTCAAGTACGTCTCCTTTTTCCCCAGCCTTCAACACGATATGGTTCACGGCCAGCCTGCAGTTCACCATCCGGCTCATGA
- a CDS encoding L,L-diaminopimelate aminotransferase, DapL2 type → MGGFPIEVATRIKTLPPYLFAAIDKMKQEAIARGVDIINLGIGDPDLPTPIPIIESLAKAAKDPKHHQYPSYEGMLSFRKAVADWYQRRFTVALDPAKEVLTLIGSKEGIGHIHLAFVDPGDVVLVPSPGYPVYPVGTSFSGGTSHIMPLMKSNGFLPDLSAIPKEVAKKAKLMWLNSPNNPTSVIMTKDYFRRVVEFAQENQVIVCHDAAYSEVYYDGRRPASFMEVEGAKDVGVEFHSLSKTYNMTGWRIGFAVGNKDVLAGLGKVKSNLDSGCFEAVQEAGITALSLDDSVTDGLRKTYQDRRDTLIPGLKNLGLEVDPPPAAFYVWVTVPKGYTSTSFTAHLLEKAGIVTTPGNGFGAPGEGYIRMTLCTSKERLAEAVERIKKAGF, encoded by the coding sequence ATGGGTGGTTTCCCAATCGAAGTTGCCACACGCATTAAGACCCTGCCTCCGTATTTGTTTGCCGCGATCGACAAAATGAAACAAGAGGCTATCGCGCGTGGAGTAGACATTATCAATCTTGGCATCGGCGACCCCGATTTACCGACGCCGATACCGATCATCGAGAGCTTGGCGAAGGCGGCCAAGGACCCCAAGCATCACCAATATCCCTCCTATGAAGGCATGTTGTCCTTCAGGAAAGCCGTCGCCGATTGGTACCAACGACGATTCACAGTGGCGCTTGACCCGGCGAAGGAGGTCCTCACGCTGATTGGTTCGAAGGAGGGCATCGGACATATTCACCTTGCCTTTGTCGATCCTGGGGATGTCGTCTTGGTTCCGAGCCCCGGCTATCCAGTGTATCCCGTCGGGACCAGCTTTTCCGGCGGCACGTCTCACATCATGCCGTTGATGAAATCCAACGGGTTCTTGCCTGATCTCAGCGCGATTCCGAAAGAGGTGGCCAAGAAGGCCAAGTTGATGTGGCTCAACTCTCCGAACAATCCCACCTCTGTCATCATGACAAAGGACTATTTCAGACGCGTGGTGGAATTTGCGCAGGAGAATCAGGTGATCGTGTGTCACGATGCAGCCTATTCGGAGGTGTATTATGATGGGCGTCGTCCGGCGAGTTTCATGGAAGTCGAGGGCGCAAAGGACGTCGGGGTTGAGTTCCATTCACTCTCCAAGACCTACAACATGACCGGCTGGCGCATCGGCTTTGCCGTCGGCAACAAAGATGTCTTGGCCGGGCTCGGCAAGGTGAAAAGCAACTTGGACTCCGGCTGTTTTGAGGCGGTTCAAGAGGCGGGTATTACGGCTCTGAGCCTAGATGACAGCGTGACTGACGGGTTGAGAAAAACATATCAAGACCGGAGAGATACCCTGATCCCGGGTCTCAAGAATCTGGGGTTAGAAGTGGATCCCCCTCCGGCCGCATTTTACGTGTGGGTGACGGTGCCGAAGGGCTATACCTCGACATCGTTTACCGCCCATCTTTTGGAGAAGGCCGGTATTGTGACGACACCCGGAAATGGATTCGGTGCGCCGGGAGAAGGGTATATCCGTATGACGCTGTGCACATCCAAAGAACGGCTGGCGGAAGCGGTTGAACGGATTAAGAAGGCGGGATTCTAA
- a CDS encoding Glutamine amidotransferase, class I yields MRAICLQHVPFEGPGAFAEALAKRGVSLEYSLVPKDGLPRNAGDLLIVMGGPMSVNDSAKWIAEETAFIRSTLLAGKPMIGVCLGSQFMAKALGAVVRSGKAVEIGMTPVRLTDAGKQDPVFGAGPESFAVFEWHGEVFDLPKDSVPLAGSDIAPLQAFRYGDRAYGLLFHLEMEEGGIDALCQECAPDLIKARLTGHQVKSAALPQLPQLHQMADRLIGHLLQSSR; encoded by the coding sequence ATGCGCGCCATTTGCCTCCAACATGTTCCTTTCGAAGGCCCCGGTGCTTTTGCCGAGGCCCTCGCCAAACGTGGCGTGAGCCTTGAGTATTCTCTTGTTCCGAAAGACGGCTTACCTCGAAACGCAGGCGACCTGTTGATAGTAATGGGCGGACCAATGTCAGTGAACGATTCCGCCAAGTGGATTGCCGAAGAGACCGCCTTCATCAGATCCACACTGCTCGCCGGTAAACCGATGATCGGGGTCTGTTTAGGAAGTCAATTCATGGCAAAGGCGCTTGGCGCCGTTGTGCGATCAGGCAAGGCAGTGGAGATCGGTATGACGCCTGTTCGTCTCACTGATGCGGGAAAACAAGATCCTGTATTTGGGGCCGGTCCTGAGTCCTTCGCCGTCTTTGAATGGCATGGGGAAGTCTTTGACCTGCCGAAGGACTCCGTGCCGTTGGCTGGTTCCGACATCGCGCCGTTGCAGGCATTTCGGTATGGCGATCGTGCCTATGGCCTTCTCTTTCATTTGGAAATGGAGGAAGGCGGGATCGACGCGCTCTGTCAAGAATGTGCGCCGGATCTGATCAAAGCTCGCCTTACTGGACATCAAGTAAAATCAGCCGCTTTGCCACAGCTCCCGCAGCTCCATCAAATGGCTGATCGGCTGATCGGCCATCTACTTCAATCCAGTCGTTGA
- a CDS encoding Phosphatidylethanolamine N-methyltransferase, with translation MDPNKIERVYTSYAGFYDKVFGKVFHEGRESAIRNLNVQPNERILEVGVGTGLALPMYPRHCRIVGIDLSEGMLAKAKEKAETHSLDHVQLHRMDAGAMEFTDDSFDTVVAAYVVTAVPDHRKVVNEMIRVCRPGGRIIMLNHFSNGNKVIAAVEKVISPLTKHLGWRTDLSLHSVLEGTSLEIARKQRVNPLRFWALVECVNGKGKQTNGNAGAHSVAGYMNGNGAAGFANSSGNAHYSAEHAH, from the coding sequence ATGGATCCCAACAAGATTGAGCGGGTGTACACCTCTTACGCGGGGTTCTACGATAAAGTTTTTGGGAAAGTCTTCCATGAAGGGCGTGAATCGGCTATCCGGAATCTGAATGTGCAGCCTAACGAACGGATTCTCGAGGTGGGAGTGGGGACGGGCCTTGCCCTTCCAATGTACCCTCGGCATTGCCGCATTGTCGGCATCGATCTGTCCGAAGGAATGCTGGCAAAAGCGAAGGAAAAGGCCGAAACCCACAGCCTTGATCACGTCCAGCTTCATCGCATGGATGCAGGCGCTATGGAATTCACGGACGACAGCTTTGACACGGTGGTTGCGGCCTATGTTGTGACGGCGGTCCCCGACCATCGCAAAGTCGTCAATGAGATGATCCGAGTCTGCCGCCCAGGTGGCCGCATCATCATGCTGAACCACTTCAGCAACGGCAACAAGGTCATTGCCGCCGTGGAAAAAGTAATTTCTCCGTTGACCAAACACCTCGGCTGGCGAACGGACTTATCGCTGCATAGCGTGTTGGAGGGAACATCTCTGGAGATTGCTCGAAAACAGCGGGTCAATCCATTACGGTTTTGGGCATTGGTGGAATGTGTCAACGGAAAGGGCAAACAGACGAACGGAAATGCCGGGGCGCATTCTGTCGCGGGGTATATGAACGGCAACGGTGCAGCCGGATTTGCAAACAGCAGCGGCAACGCGCACTATTCCGCCGAGCACGCGCACTGA